One genomic window of Ziziphus jujuba cultivar Dongzao chromosome 4, ASM3175591v1 includes the following:
- the LOC112491444 gene encoding uncharacterized protein LOC112491444 — translation MIVIEQSTKFNLLARNGDSSKCSIMEFLVNILNEMLGRLHAFCEGDPKSLKKRFLISLVKAKCFVIPISILISVSIYLLEGHFQNYGGTPCRPDPCNLYCRDVKMDYSEQNILIRACFIRTEVWTLKLASSSPKCYRHENKNIFSTQGVKCTYSILQFIQNIHGNTMISVTRKNSNFSQAN, via the exons ATGATCGTCATAGAGCAATCCACGAAGTTCAATTTGCTTGCGAGAAATGGGGATTCGTCCAAGTGTTCAATCATGGAATTTCTGGTGAATATTTTGAATGAAATGCTGGGTAGACTGCATGCATTTTGTGAAGGAGACCCTAAGTCATTGAAAAAACGTTTCTTAATTAGTCTGGTGAAAGCAAAGTGCTTTGTAATACCAATTTCGATCCTTATAAGTGTCAGCATCTACTTATTGGAGGGACACTTTCAAAACTATGGTGGCACACCTTGCCGTCCAGATCCATGTAACTTGTATTGCAGGGATGTTAAAATGGACTACTCAGAACAAAATATTCTCATTAGGGCTTGTTTCATACGAACTGAAGTCTGGACTCTCAAGCTAGCCAGCTCTAGTCCTAAATGTTACAG GCACGagaacaaaaacattttttcaaCGCAGGGTGTGAAATGCACGTATTCCATCTTGCAATTCATCCAAAATATTCATGGAAATACCATGATATCAGTCACTCGGAAGAATTCCAATTTCTCACAAGCAAATTGA